TTTTGGATGAGGAGCAACCAACCAATGACACATGCACAACCACCAAGGGCTGTGAGGGCTGTAGGCGACTGGGTGCGGGCCCATGTCTGGATTTCGGGCAAAGTGCAGGGGGTAGGTTACCGCTTTTCGACCTGTGATACGGCAACACTGCTCAAGATCAACGGCTGGGTGCGAAATCTAGCAGATGGGCGCGTTGAGGCCGTGTTTGAGGGGCCGGGCGATCGCGTTCAGGAAATGATTCGCTGGTGCCATCAGGGGCCACCGACAGCGGTCGTAAAAGACGTGGCAGTGCAATATGAATCGCCGGAACACTTACGGGGCTTTGAGCTAAGGCGGTAGGCAAATCGCCAGATTGCAAGTTGATTTTAGCGATCGCCTCAGTCTTGATTTTCCTGTATTGAATCTTCCTGCATTGAATCTTTGTATCGAATCCCAGAAAGCACGCCTGAATACAGCGCGTGGGCAACCTTGATTTATCTATCCCTGAGAGCTATTTATCCCTGACAGCAGTTTTTCAGTCTCCTTGGCTTCTGCGTTAGGATGCTCATTCTGCTGGCGCTTTTGGCTACATGCGAATTCTGATCTATTCCTACAACTATTCTCCAGAGCCGATTGGAATTGCGCCGCTGATGACCGAGCTAGCCGAAGGCCTAGTACAGCGAGGACATGAGGTGCGCGTGGTGACGGGGATGCCCAACTATCCGCAGCGGCGCATTTACCCTGGCTATCGCGGACGGCTGTATCAAACGCGGGTAGAAAACGGCGTGCGAGTACAGCGCTGCTATGTCTGGATTCGGCCGCGACCGGGGCTGCTGGGGCGGGTGCTGCTGGATGGCAGCTTTGTGATTACGAGCGTCGTGCAGGCGCTATGGGGCTTTCGACCGGATGTAATTCTGCTGACCACTCCGCCGCTGCCCGTCAGCGTGCCTGCGGCGCTGTTAGGGAAGATTTACCGCTGTCCGGTGGTGCTAAACGTGCAGGATATCTTGCCGGAAGCGGCGGTGCGGCTGGGCATTGTGAAAAATCGGCTGGCCATTCGCGCGTTCGAGGCGCTTGAGCGATTTGCCTACCGCACCGCAACGGCGATCGCCGTGATTGCCGACGGCTTTGCTCAAAACCTGATAAACAAGGGCGTGTCGCCCCAAAAGTTAACCTGTATTCCCAATTGGGTAGACGTAAACTTTATTCGCCCGATGCCGCCAGCCGAGAACCGATTCCGCCGGCAGCACGGCTTGCAAGAAAAATTTATCGTGCTGTATGCAGGCAACATTGCTCTGACGCAGGGCATGGAAACGGTGGTTGAGGCCGCAGCGCTGCTGCGCGATTTGCCCGATTTAATCGTTGCGATTGTGGGCGAGCGCGAAGCCTGTCAGCAGTTGCAGGACTATGCGGGGCAGTGCCATGCAGACAACGTGCAGTTTTTTGACTTTCAGCCGCGAGAACAATTGCCCCATCTGATGGCAGCGGCCGATGTAGGGCTGGTGGTGCAGCGCAAAAATGTGGTGAGTTTTAACATGCCGTCGAAGTTTCAACTGCTGCTGGCCAGCGGCTGCCCAGTGGTGGCTTCGGCCCCGATGGAGGGTGAGCTGGCAAAACTCGTGCTGCACAGCGAGGCGGGAACGGTCGTGCAGCCGGAGCAGCCAGAGCAACTGGCAGAAATGCTGCGCTCGGTCTATCACGATGCGCCGCAGCGGGCCGCGTGGGCTCACCAAGGGCGACAGTATGCCCTCCAGCACTATCGCTTTGAGCAGGCGATCGCCGCCTATGAACAGCTATTCCACTCGCTGACCGGTTTGACAGAGCCAGGAACAGCGGCGATCGCCCCACCCCCTACGCCCACTGCCACGCCACCCGCCGCCCTGCTGCCCAATGGTTCATCACCCAGTTCAGTGCCTAGTTCAGTGCCTAATTCACTACCTAGTTCAACGTCTAACAGTTCAACCGCTAACGGTTCCATGCCCAGCGGATCAACGTCTGACAGCCCCACGAATTCCACCGAGCCAGCCCGTCGCCAATCCTAGCGGTAAGCCAGCCATCTCGTAACCTGCGCTACAATTGATTCATCTGGTGACTCATCTGGCAGGGGACAGTGAGCAAATCTATGCATTCCTATGCATCCTCAAGCAGCATGAATCCAGCATGGTTGATTTAGACGACGACACGCTGCGGAGCCGCATCCTGAGCTGGCTAGAGGCGCAGGTTCCAGCCTCGCGGGTGCAGCATGTGCTTGGGGTCGAGCAGATGGCGATCGCCCTGGCCCATGTTCATAATCTCGATCCACAGCGGGCAGCCCTGGCAGCACTGCTGCATGATTTGGCGAAATACTTCAAACCCCAAACGCTGCTGAGCATTGCGGACGAGGCGGGGCTGCCGCTCGATCCGGTAGATGAAGCCAATCCCCACCTGCTCCATGCCGACGTGGGGGCGATCGTGGCGCAGCGAGAATTTGGCGTGACCGATGCCGACGTGTTGGCGGCGATCGCCAACCATACTCTCGGTCGTCCCGGCATGAGCGCCCTTAGCTGTGTTGTGTTTTTGGCAGACACGCTAGAACCGGGTCGCGGCAACACCGACGAACTGCGTCATCTGCGAACCGTGAGTCAGCAAAATTTAACGCAAGCAGTTTGGATGACCTGCGACTATACCTTCAAACACCTGCTGGACGCTGGACATTTAATTCATCCCCGCGCCCTGCAAACCCGAAACTGGTTTCTCCAGGCAGATTCGGGGCGATGGCGCAGCCCCGCTGCCGAGGCATATCGCCCTGCAACTTGATCGGTTCCAAGATTTACCGCAACTTGATTTTTTGCCCGCTGCTTCGTTGTTCATCACACAATGCAAAACTTTGTTTTTTTGCTATCCTGCCTGCAATCTCGATTTAGCCAGTCTTGAATCCCCGGTTCTATCAAACCCGGTTCTATCAAACCCTGTCCTATCAAACCTAGAGGTACTGAACATTTGATGACCCATGAATCTCCGCTAGAGGCCCTGCTTTCTACTCGGTTGGCTGCCGATGCATCCGCCCCTCACCTCACCCTCGAAACCGACTCCAGCAGCGATGACCTAGCGCTGGCGATCGCCCAGGCCGCCGACGACCGCAAAGGCGGCGACATTGTGCTGCTGAAGGTGGCTGATGTGTCTTACCTGGCAGATTATTTTGTGCTGGTGACGGGCTTTTCGCATGTGCAGGTGAGGGCGATCGCCAACAGCATTGAGCAAACGGTGAAGGAAAAACTCCAGCGAGTGCCCGTGCGAATCGAGGGGCAAGCCGAAGGCAATTGGGTACTCATCGACTACGGCGATGTGATTGCCCACATCTTCCTTGAAAAAGACCGCGAGTTCTACAACCTGGAAGCGTTTTGGGGACACGCCGAGCGGCTGTCTTTTGCGGCACTGCAAAGCGCAAGCCCCTCTGCAAAAGGCTAGGGGAGCGTTTGACGGCCGGCCTTGAGAAGGGGCATTTGACCCGCGTCTTTCAGTCCGGAGCATTTAACTAGAATCTCGCTGGGTCGAGTGCCCTCTGTCCTAGGCGGCTGGGGTTAAACAAGGTAGCGAGGAGCCTGGAAATCACAAAAGCCCTGTGCAGCGTGACTTTTGGCACCGCCTCCTGCCTTCTGTCTGCTCCTAGCTACACCAGATTCGTGGATTACAGTAGACTGCATTCAGGATTGTTTTCAGAATCCGATTTGGAACCAGACTCAGTGCGGATGACGCGAGAAGTCAGCGCACTTCGTTCACCGTTTCCCACCTCGCGCTAGGATGCAGCCCAACTGTTGCCCATGAAATCCTCTCTGCCCGTCTGCCCGGTTCCCTCCGAGCAGCAACCCATCAATGAGTTTCAGGACTTGCAGGAGTCCTGGTTTTTTCGCTGGGCGACGCTCGACCTCTGGCACTACATCAAGCCGATTCTGATTCTCTGGAGCTTGAGTTGGGCGGTGTCTGGGCCTGTGGCGGCGGTCAGCTTTCCGCCCGCGAAATATCCAGCGCTGTTTGCCCTGAGCGCGGCGGTAGGGGCTTGCGTGATTCCGCTGCTGGCGCTAGTGCGGCTGACGCTGGGCTGGTGGTATGTGCGCGATCGCCTTTCCAAGGAAACCGTGTTCTATGAAGAATCGGGCTGGTATGACGGACAGACCTGGACGAAGCCCGAAGAGGTGTTGCAGCGCGATCGCCTGATCGTGAGCTACCAAATTCAGCCT
The Thermoleptolyngbya sichuanensis A183 DNA segment above includes these coding regions:
- the yqeK gene encoding bis(5'-nucleosyl)-tetraphosphatase (symmetrical) YqeK → MVDLDDDTLRSRILSWLEAQVPASRVQHVLGVEQMAIALAHVHNLDPQRAALAALLHDLAKYFKPQTLLSIADEAGLPLDPVDEANPHLLHADVGAIVAQREFGVTDADVLAAIANHTLGRPGMSALSCVVFLADTLEPGRGNTDELRHLRTVSQQNLTQAVWMTCDYTFKHLLDAGHLIHPRALQTRNWFLQADSGRWRSPAAEAYRPAT
- a CDS encoding glycosyltransferase family 4 protein, whose protein sequence is MRILIYSYNYSPEPIGIAPLMTELAEGLVQRGHEVRVVTGMPNYPQRRIYPGYRGRLYQTRVENGVRVQRCYVWIRPRPGLLGRVLLDGSFVITSVVQALWGFRPDVILLTTPPLPVSVPAALLGKIYRCPVVLNVQDILPEAAVRLGIVKNRLAIRAFEALERFAYRTATAIAVIADGFAQNLINKGVSPQKLTCIPNWVDVNFIRPMPPAENRFRRQHGLQEKFIVLYAGNIALTQGMETVVEAAALLRDLPDLIVAIVGEREACQQLQDYAGQCHADNVQFFDFQPREQLPHLMAAADVGLVVQRKNVVSFNMPSKFQLLLASGCPVVASAPMEGELAKLVLHSEAGTVVQPEQPEQLAEMLRSVYHDAPQRAAWAHQGRQYALQHYRFEQAIAAYEQLFHSLTGLTEPGTAAIAPPPTPTATPPAALLPNGSSPSSVPSSVPNSLPSSTSNSSTANGSMPSGSTSDSPTNSTEPARRQS
- the rsfS gene encoding ribosome silencing factor; this translates as MTHESPLEALLSTRLAADASAPHLTLETDSSSDDLALAIAQAADDRKGGDIVLLKVADVSYLADYFVLVTGFSHVQVRAIANSIEQTVKEKLQRVPVRIEGQAEGNWVLIDYGDVIAHIFLEKDREFYNLEAFWGHAERLSFAALQSASPSAKG
- a CDS encoding CGLD27 family protein yields the protein MKSSLPVCPVPSEQQPINEFQDLQESWFFRWATLDLWHYIKPILILWSLSWAVSGPVAAVSFPPAKYPALFALSAAVGACVIPLLALVRLTLGWWYVRDRLSKETVFYEESGWYDGQTWTKPEEVLQRDRLIVSYQIQPIMKRLWRTFAIFGLLLVLSSIIWGILSHRSSLT
- a CDS encoding acylphosphatase, producing MTHAQPPRAVRAVGDWVRAHVWISGKVQGVGYRFSTCDTATLLKINGWVRNLADGRVEAVFEGPGDRVQEMIRWCHQGPPTAVVKDVAVQYESPEHLRGFELRR